From the genome of Saccopteryx bilineata isolate mSacBil1 chromosome 6, mSacBil1_pri_phased_curated, whole genome shotgun sequence, one region includes:
- the LOC136308198 gene encoding zinc finger protein 585A-like isoform X3 — translation MLENIRNLLSLGESRPESDLHFFNLSSFSRETLLGQQVLPMCSDMSDFYLRDSGLGHQEQTSFSESCCRGNTEGEGREVGLRLSFLQTEEGATSGAFHSPPQGHYREGHVVLEIEPSLAQGVPTMQMEKGRKELEILRSGSVSCSEHEPECSVESNVMTDQVTLSGEMSYVCSQCGRGFTCPSQLLRHPGVHSSTEKPFLCDECGRRFRDKSNVTVHQQTDLGVKPFVCLKCGRAYGYKSGLWRHQRTHSGEKPFVCPQCGRGFIIGSKLKIHQMTHSGEKPFVCAECGRGFRTRSILKIHRMSHTGEKNFMCPECGKRYVFRSALTKHQKTHSGEKPFVCPECGRRFFFKTKLREHQRTHSLEKPFVCTECGRGYFLKTRLKEHQKTHLVEKPFVCTECGRGFILKSGLKSHQMTHSGEKPFMCTECGQGFHFKTRLRLHQKTHSVEKPFVCTECGRGFILKSGLKSHQMTHSGEKPFMCTECGRGFRFKSVLRLHQRTHSGEKPFVCPECGRGCIDKSSLRTHQRTHSGEKPFVCLECGRRFGYKSALTAHQSTHSGEKPFVCLECGQGFGYSSSLRKHKRTHSGEKPFMCTECGRGFHFKTRLRLHQRTHSGEKPFVCTECGRGFIFKSGLRLHQMTHSGEKPFVCTECGRGFILKKGLKSHQLTHSGEKPFMCTECGRGFRFKSVLRLHQMTHSGEKPFVCPECGQGCINKSTLRIHQRTHSGEKPFVCLECGRRFGYKSALTAHQSTHSGEKPFVCLECGRGFGYSSSLRKHQRTHSGKKPFLCPECGREFREKGQLKVHQRTHSGEKPFVCLECGRRYGYKSALQVHQRIHSGEKPFVCLECGRGFGYSSSLRKHQRTHSGEKPFLCPECGREFRDKGQVKVHQRTHSGEKPFVCLECGRRYRGRSALKAHQRTHSGEKPFMCLECGQEFHYKRRLKIHQRTCSGENT, via the coding sequence GAGAATCAAGGCCAGAATCAGACCTCCACTTTTTCAACCTTTCGTCCTTCTCCCGGGAGACGCTGCTTGGCCAGCAGGTGCTTCCCATGTGCTCGGACATGAGTGACTTCTATCTGCGGGATTCGGGTCTGGGGCATCAGGAGCAGACGTCTTTTTCTGAGAGTTGCTGCAGAGGAAACACAGAAGGTGAAGGCAGAGAAGTTGGCTTGAGACTTTCGTTTCTGCAGACGGAGGAGGGGGCAACCTCAGGGGCATTCCACAGCCCACCTCAAGGACATTATAGAGAAGGTCATGTGGTGCTAGAAATAGAGCCCAGCTTAGCCCAAGGGGTACCCACCATGCAGAtggaaaaagggaggaaggaattaGAAATCCTGAGATCTGGGTCTGTGAGCTGTAGCGAACATGAACCAGAATGCAGCGTGGAATCAAATGTTATGACAGACCAGGTGACTCTCTCAGGGGAGATGTCCTATGTTTGCAGCCAGTGTGGGCGAGGCTTCACATGTCCATCACAGCTCCTCAGACACCCAGGGGTGCACTCATCCACAGAGAAGCCTTTCCTGTGTGATGAATGTGGCAGAAGATTTCGTGATAAATCAAATGTAACAGTCCACCAGCAGACTGACTTGGGGGTGAAGCCCTTTGTGTGTCTCAAGTGTGGAAGAGCATATGGTTATAAGTCAGGCCTCTGGAGACATCAACGgactcactcgggggagaagccGTTCGTGTGCCCtcagtgtggacgaggatttatTATTGGATCAAAACTCAAGATACACCAAATgactcactcgggggagaagccGTTTGTGTGTgcagagtgtggacgaggatttcgtACTAGGAGTATACTCAAGATACATCGTATGAGTCACACGGGGGAGAAGAACTTTatgtgcccagagtgtggaaaaAGATATGTTTTTAGGTCAGCCCTTACAAAACACCAGAAgactcactcaggggagaagcccttcgtGTGTCCAGAGTGTGGACgacgatttttttttaagacaaaactTAGGGaacaccagaggactcactcactggagaagccctttgtgtgcacagagtgtggacgaggatattttttaaagacaagacTCAAGGAGCACCAGAAGACTCACTTAGTGGAGAAGCCCTTCGTGTGCacagagtgtggacgaggatttattttaaagtcaggaCTCAAGTCGCACCAGATGACTCACTCTGGAGAGAAGCCCTTCATGTGCACAGAGTGTGGACAAGGATTTCATTTTAAGACAAGACTCAGGTTACACCAGAAGACTCACTCAGTGGAGAAGCCCTTCGTGTGCacagagtgtggacgaggatttattttaaagtcaggaCTCAAGTCGCACCAGATgactcactcaggggagaagcccttcatgtgcacagagtgtggacgaggatttcgtTTTAAGTCAGTACTCAGGTtacaccagaggactcactcaggggagaagccctttgtgtgtCCAGAGTGCGGACGAGGATGTATTGATAAGTCATCCCTCAGGacacaccagaggactcactcaggggagaagcccttcgtGTGCCTGGAATGTGGACGAAGATTTGGTTATAAGTCAGCCCTTACGGCACACCAGAGTactcactcgggggagaagccTTTTGTGTGCCTGGAGTGTGGACAAGGATTTGGTTATAGTTCATCCCTCAGGAAACACAAGAGAactcactcgggggagaagcccttcatgtgcacagagtgtggacgaggatttcaTTTTAAGACAAGACTCAGGTtacaccagaggactcactcgggggagaagcccttcGTTTGCacagagtgtggacgaggatttatttttaagtcaggaCTCAGGTTGCACCAGATgactcactcaggggagaagccctttgtgtgcacagagtgtggacgaggatttattttaaagaagggaCTCAAGTCGCACCAGTTGACTCACTCTGGGGAGAAGCCCTTCATGTGCacagagtgtggacgaggatttcgtTTTAAGTCAGTACTCAGGTTACACCAGATgactcactcaggggagaagccctttgtgtgtCCAGAGTGTGGACAAGGATGTATTAATAAGTCAACCCTCAGGAtacaccagaggactcactcaggggagaagcccttcgtGTGCCTGGAATGTGGACGAAGATTTGGTTATAAGTCAGCCCTTACGGCACACCAGAGTactcactcgggggagaagccTTTTGTGTGCctggagtgtggacgaggatttggtTATAGTTCATCCCTCAGGAaacaccagaggactcactcggGAAAGAAGCCCTTTCTGTGCCCAGAGTGCGGACGAGAATTTCGTGAAAAAGGTCAGCTAAAAGTGCACCAGAGAACTCACTCCggggagaagccctttgtgtgcTTGGAGTGTGGACGACGATATGGTTATAAGTCAGCCCTTCAGGTACACCAGAGAATTCACTCGGGGGAGAAACCCTTTGTGTGCttggagtgtggacgaggatttggtTATAGTTCATCCCTCAGGAaacaccagaggactcactcggGAGAGAAGCCCTTTCTGTGCCCAGAGTGCGGACGAGAATTTCGTGATAAAGGTCAGGTAAAAGTACACCAGAGAACTCACTCCggggagaagccctttgtgtgcTTAGAGTGTGGACGAAGATATCGCGGCAGGTCAGCCCTCAAAgcacaccagaggactcactcggGAGAGAAGCCCTTCATGTGCCTGGAGTGCGGACAAGAATTTCATTATAAAAGACGGCTAAAAATACACCAGAGGACTTGCTCGGGAGAGAATACTTAG